In the genome of Streptomyces sp. Q6, the window GAGTACGTCCCGGCGCGCTCCCTGCTCGGCTGGGCCACGTCGGTCGGCAAGGCGGCGGGCGAGGACCGGATGCGCGGCACCCGGCAGATCGTCATGGACGCCCGGCACGACGGCCGGGACCTGCGGGTCGGTCCGCTGGTGTGCTTCGAGTCGGCGTTCCCCGACATGACGCGGAAGCTGACGAAGGACGGGGCGCGGGTGCTGCTCGCCCAGTCGTCGACGTCGACGTTCCAGCACAGTTGGGCGCCGGAGCAGCACGCGTCGCTCGCGGCGGTGCGGGCCGCGGAGACCGGCCGTCCCATGGTGCACGCGACGCTGACCGGGGTGTCCGCGGTGTACGGCCCCAGCGGGGCGCGCGCCGGTTCGTGGCTGGGCACGTCGGCGAGCGCGGCCCGCGTGTACGAGGTGCCGACGGCGCACGGCAGCACGCTTTACGTGCGCTTCGGGGACTGGCCGGTGCACGCGGCGGTGACGGTCCTCGTGGTCCTGGCGGCGGCGGGGGCGGCCCGCCGCTTGCGCCGCGGGGCGGCGGCCTCCGAGCTGCCTGCCGCCCAGGTGTGGCACGGCCGCTGAGCGGGCGGGACGCCGGAGAGCCGACGCCTGGTCCGCCCGCCGAGAGCCCCTACCTCAGGGCTGCGACGCGCTGGACTTCCCGTACGACCTGCTCGCACAGCTCGTGCGTGGCGAGCGCGTCGCGGGCGCCGAGCACCTTGCCCGCCCGTACGGCGTCGAGGAACGCGAGCACGACCTGCTCGATGCCGCGCTGCCGGGCGACCGGGACCCAGTCGCCGCGACGGCGGATCGTCGGCTGGCCCTTGTGGTCGACGATGTCGGCGAGGTTCACGACCTGCCGCTTGGAGTCCTGCCCCGACACCTCCAGGATCTCCTCGGTCGAACCGCTGAGCCGGTTCATGACGCCGAGCGCGGTGAACCCGTCCCCGGCGAGCTGGAGCACCACGTGGTGCAGCAGGCCGTCCTCGACGCGGGCGCGCACGCTGATGTCGTCGACGGTGCCGGGCACCAGGAAGCGCAGGGTGTCGACGACGTGGATGAAGTCGTCGAGGATCATCGAGCGCGGCTCCTCGGGGAGTCCCACCCGGTTCTTCTGCATCAGGATCAGCTCGCGCGGGTGCTCGACGCACTGCGCGTACCCGGGCGCGAACCGCCGGTTGAAGCCGACGGCCAGGCTCACCCCGCGCTCCTCGGCGAGCCGCACGAGCCGCTCGGAGTCGGCGAGTTCGTAGGCGAGCGGCTTGTCGACGTACGTGGGCACGCCGGCTTCGAGGAGCCGCGTCACGATCTCGGGGTGCACCGAGGTCGGCGCGTGCACGAAGGCCGCGTCCAGGCCCTGCCCGAGCAGCGCGTCCAGGTCGGTGTGGCGCTGCGCGTCGGGCAGGTGCAGCTGGTCGGCGACGCGGGTCAGGGTCGCGGGCGTACGCGTCTGTACGTGCAGCTCGACGTCCGCCTGCGTGCCGAGCACGGGCAGGTACGCCTTCTGTGCGATGTCCCCGAGTCCGATGCAGCCGACTTTCACGTTCGTGTACTCCTCTGTCGTGGTGCCCCTGTTACGTCCGGGCAGCATACGGCGGGGCCGTGGGGACGTCCGGCGGCGTGCGCCTTCTCCTCCCCGGACGGCGCCGGAGCCCGGCGTCACCCGTGCGGGGCAACCTCGCACGCAACGGTCCCGCGCCCCCGGCCGCGTACAGGAGAGTTGCCCGGTGCTCAGAAAGTCCAGCTCGGCCACGATCCTGCTGACCGCGGCAGCCGCCGCCGTCACCGCCGCCACCGCTTCCGGATGCGTGAGCGTCCGCACGCCGACCGCGCCGGGCCCGCCCACGCCCTCCGTGAGCGCGCCGCAGCCTCGCCCCGACGGCCACGCCGACCGTCCGCTCGTACAGGAACCCGCCCGTGAGGCGATGGAACGGCAGGGCCCGCGGCCGCACCGGCCGTCCGCGCCGCGCGCCACGACACCGCCCGCCGCGGATCACGAAGCAGCCCCGCCGCCGCGCCGAACGCCACCGCGGACCGCGCCGCGACCGGCCGCGCCCCGGCCCGAGCGGAAACCCGAGCGGAGCGCCGCGCCCGCGGCCCCCGCGACCTCCGGGCAGACCGACGTCTGCGCGCTCGGCCGGCAGTACGGCGGCTGGGACCCGGACAGCCCCAGTCCGTCATCTGCCAGGAGACGTACGGGAGTTAGGAGCTGCTGCGGGGCGGCCCCAGCGGTTCTCCGCCGGGGCGGCCCCCGTCGCTCTCCTCGACGGCCTCGCCCGCGTCGCCGGGCAGCCCGGTCACCCGCTTCTCCAGCCGGGTGAGGGCGGCCCGCACCCCGGCCGCGTAGTCACTGCTCCCGGAGTCCCCCAGCGCGTCCACCACGGCCCACGCCCGCTGCAAGTGGGTGCGGGCCGCGGCCGGCCGGTCGAGCTTCACATAGTCCGCCGCCAGGTTGAGGTGCAGCGACGGGTAGAGGGCGCGCAGCGCCAGGGACTGCTCATGGACGGCGAGGCGCTCCTCCGTGAGCCCGTCGGCGGCGGACAGGGCGCGCAGGTCCCAGGCCAGCTCGTCCGACGGGTCGTCCTGTGTGTCGGCCATGTAGTGCGCGAGTGTGCAGCGGTGCAACGGGTCGCCGTCCTCGCCGATCTCCGCCCACAGGCCGAGGAAGCGGTCGCGCGCCTCCTCGCGGTCACCGGCGTGCGCCAGCATGACCACCTGTCCGATGCGGCTCATCATGGCGTCGTCCGCCGCCTGCTCACCCTGCTCTGCCACTGGCTCCTCCAAGGACTGCTGCCGATGCACGGACACCGCTCACGCGCCGAGCGCAGCCTCAGACGCTAACCGCAGGCACCCACAATCGCGCTCAGGCGCGGCACACCGGGACCTCAGCCCAGGTTCGGGATGGTCCAGTCGATCGGGGTGTGGCCCTGCGCCGCGACCGCCTCGTTGATCTGCGTGAAGGGTCGGGAGCCGAAGAACTTCTTCGCGGACAGCGGCGAGGGGTGCGCGCCCTTGACGACGGTGTGCCGATCGGTGTCGATCAGCGGGAGCTTCTTCTGCGCGTAGTTGCCCCACAGCACGAAGACGGCGGGGTCGGGGCGGTCCGCGACCGCGCGGATCACGGCGTCGGTGAACTTCTCCCAGCCCTTGCCCTTGTGGGAGTTGGCCTCGGAGGCGCGGACCGTCAGCACCGCGTTGAGCAGCAGCACCCCCTGCTCGGCCCACGGCATCAGATAGCCGTTGTCCGGGATCGGGGTGCCGAGCTCGGCCTGCATCTCCTTGTAGATGTTCCGCAGCGAGGGCGGCGTCTTCACCCCGGGCCGCACCGAGAAGCACAGACCGTGCCCCTGCCCCTCGCCGTGGTACGGGTCCTGGCCGAGGACGAGGACCTTGACCTGGTCGTACGGCGTCGCGTCCAGCGCGGCGAAGACCTCGTCACGGGGCGGATAGACGGGGCCCTTGGCCCGCTCCTCCTCGACGAACTCGGTGAGCTCCTTGAAGTAGGGCTTCTGCAGCTCCTCGCCGAGGACGCCGCGCCAGGACTCGGGCAGCATCGCGGTGTCGGTCACGTCAACAACCTCCGGGGTACAGGCACTTTCGACACCTGAGAACCTACCGGCGCCCACTGACAACGCGGGTCCCGGACCCCGCGGACGGGGCCGGGACCGGCATGGCCGGCTCACCAGCTCGTCTTGCGGTCCAGCTCCCACATCATCATGATCGTCGACGGGTCCAGGGCCCGCTCGCCGCCGGCTATCTCCTCGCTGGCCGCGATGTACTGCTTGCCCTGCCACAGCGGCAGCAGCCGGGCGTCGTCCGCCATGATCTGCTGCGCCCGCACGAACTGCCGCACCACGGCGCCCCGGTCGCGCTCCCGGCGCGACTGCGGCAGCAGCTCGTCGGTGATCTCCGGTGAGACGTACGGGGTGTTCAGCGCGTTCTTCTCTCCCACGAAGGGTGCGATGAAGTTGTCGGCGTCCGGGAAGTCCGGGAACCAGCCGCGCCCGAACACCGGGTACTCACCGTCCTTGTACCCCTGCTCGTACGTGTTCCACGGCCGGCTCTTGAGCATCACCGTGAACAGCTTGGAGGCCTCCAACTGCCGCTTGAGCTCCGCGAACTCGGGTGCGGTCGCCGAGCCGTAGCGGTCGGTGGTGTACCAGAGGGTGAGCGGGACCGGGGCGGTGATCCCGGCCTTGGAGAGGATCTCCGCCGCCTTGGCCGGGCTCGGGTCCCCGAAGTCGTCGAAGAAGTTGGTGGTGTGGCCCGCCAGGCCCCTCGGGACCATGGAGTACAGCGGTTCGACGGTGTCCTGGTAGACCTTGTGCGCGATGGCGCCGCGGTCGACGACCTGGGCGACCGCCCGGCGCACGGCACGCTTGCCCGCCCAGGGGTCGTCCGGGTTGAAGACCAGGTAGCTGATCTCCATGCCTGCGCCCTCGACGAGCTGTACGCCCGCGGCGCCGTCCCCGGTCTGGAGGTCGACGACGTCCGAGGCGGCGAGACCGCGGAAGGTCGCGTCGATCTTCTTCGCCTTCAGGGCGCCGACCATCTCGGCGGAGTCCTTGTAGTAGCGGATCGTCACGGCGCTGTTCTTGCGGTCGGCGAAGCCCTTGTAGTTGCTGTTGCCGACGAGTTCGGCCTTCTCGCCGTCCTTGTAGGAGCGCAGCGCGTACGGACCCGAGCCGGTCACCTCGTTGTCCTTGCGGAGCGACTTCGCGGGGTAGTCGTCGGGGTCGACGATCGACATCGCCGGGGTGGCGAGGACGAAGGGGAAGGTCGCGTCCGGCTTCCTCAGGTGAAACGTCACGTCTCGATCGCCGTCGGTCTCCACCCGGTCGAGACTGCCGAGGAGCCCTTCGGGGCCGCCCTTGACGCCGATGGTGCGGATCCGGTCGATGGAGTACTTCACGGCGGCGGCGTCGAGCGTGTCCCCGTCCGAAAACTTCATGTCCTCGCGCAGCTCACAGTGGTAGACGCGGTTGGCGCTGTCCCGGAAGGAGCACTTGGCGGCGTCGGCCTCCGGTTCGGCGGCGCCGGAGGGGAAGGAGACCAGGGTCTGGTACACGTTGCGGAACAGCTCCCACGAGCCGTCCCAGGACGCCGCCGGGTCGAGCGTGCTCGGCGCGCTGGTGGTGCCCACGACGATCGGGTTCCCGTCCTCGGCACCTCCCGAGTCCACCAGGCCGCACCCGGCGAGCAGGGCTATGGACGCAGTCGTCGCCACCGTACGGGTCCGCGTACGGGCGGCTCGCAACCGATTGAACACGCGCACGCTCCTCGATCGGCCTTGCCATGGATCGGCAGACCATATCGCAGTGCCCCGCCGGATCAACTCCCTGATCCGACGGGGCATTTGAGGTGCGCGGCGTTTGTCGTTCGACGCCCGAATTTCCCTCGGTCAGGCGACGCCCGCGTTGAGGAAGATGCCGCCGTCCACGACGAGCGTCTGCCCGGTGATCCAGTCGGACTGCGACGAGGTGAGGAACGCGGCGGCGCCGCCGATGTCCTCGGGCACGCCGAGCCGGCCCAGCGGGTAGGCGGCCGCGGCCTCGGCCTCGCGGCCCTCGTACAGGGCCTGGGCGAACTTGGTCTTCACGACGGCCGGGGCGATCGCGTTGACCCGTACCTTCGGCGCGAACTCGTGCGCCAGCTGGAGCGTGAGGTTGACCATGGCGGCCTTGCTCATGCCGTACGCGCCGATGAACGGCGAGGCGGAGACACCGGCCACGGACGCGATGTTCACGATCGCGCCGCCGTTGTCCCGCTGCCACGCCTTCCACGTCTGCTGGGCGAAGCCGAGCGCGGAGATCACGTTGGTCTCGAAGACCTTGCGCGCCACGTTCAGGTCGAGGTCGGCGATGGGGCCGAACACGGGGTTCGTACCGGCGTTGTTGACGAGGAAGTCGACGCGGCCGAACGCCTCCATGGTGCGCTCGACGGCGGTGGCCTGGTGCGCCTCGTCGTGCGCCTTGCCCGCCACATAGATGACGCGCTCGGAGCCGAGGGCCTCGACGGCCTCCTTCAGCGCGTCCTCGCCGCGCCCGGTGATGCAGACGCGGTCACCGCGCGCGACGAGGGCCTCGGCGATGCCGTAGCCGATGCCGCGGCTCGCGCCGGTGACGAGGGCGACGTCGCCGGAGAGGGGCGGAAGTTCGGTGGTGCTCATGTCGGTCTCCCCCGGCCCTAGTTGAGCGGTCCGCCGGCCACGTACATGACCTGGCCGGAGACGAAGCCGGCCGCTTCGCCCGTGAAGAAGGCGATGGCGTTGGCGATGTCCTCGGGGCGGCCCACGCGCTGCACCGGGATCTGCGTGGCGGCGGCGGCCTGGAACTCCTCGAAGCCCATGCCGACGCGCTCGGCCGTGGCGGCCGTCATGTCGGTGACGATGAAGCCGGGGGCGACGGAGTTGGCGGTGACGCCGAACTTGCCGAGCTCCTTGGCGAGGGTCTTGGTGAAGCCCTGGAGACCGGCCTTGGCGGCGGAGTAGTTGACCTGGCCGCGGTTGCCGAGCGCCGAGGACGACGAGAGGTTCACGATACGGCCGAACTTGGCGTCCACCATGTGCTTCTGGACGGCCTTCGACATCAGGAACGCGCCGCGCAGGTGCACGTTCATGACGGTGTCCCAGTCCAGGGCGCTCATCTTGAACAGCAGGTTGTCGCGGAGCACACCGGCGTTGTTGACCAGGATGGTCGGCGCGCCGAGCTCCTCGGCGATGCGCGCGACGGCGGC includes:
- a CDS encoding Gfo/Idh/MocA family oxidoreductase → MKVGCIGLGDIAQKAYLPVLGTQADVELHVQTRTPATLTRVADQLHLPDAQRHTDLDALLGQGLDAAFVHAPTSVHPEIVTRLLEAGVPTYVDKPLAYELADSERLVRLAEERGVSLAVGFNRRFAPGYAQCVEHPRELILMQKNRVGLPEEPRSMILDDFIHVVDTLRFLVPGTVDDISVRARVEDGLLHHVVLQLAGDGFTALGVMNRLSGSTEEILEVSGQDSKRQVVNLADIVDHKGQPTIRRRGDWVPVARQRGIEQVVLAFLDAVRAGKVLGARDALATHELCEQVVREVQRVAALR
- a CDS encoding uracil-DNA glycosylase — its product is MTDTAMLPESWRGVLGEELQKPYFKELTEFVEEERAKGPVYPPRDEVFAALDATPYDQVKVLVLGQDPYHGEGQGHGLCFSVRPGVKTPPSLRNIYKEMQAELGTPIPDNGYLMPWAEQGVLLLNAVLTVRASEANSHKGKGWEKFTDAVIRAVADRPDPAVFVLWGNYAQKKLPLIDTDRHTVVKGAHPSPLSAKKFFGSRPFTQINEAVAAQGHTPIDWTIPNLG
- a CDS encoding ABC transporter substrate-binding protein produces the protein MFNRLRAARTRTRTVATTASIALLAGCGLVDSGGAEDGNPIVVGTTSAPSTLDPAASWDGSWELFRNVYQTLVSFPSGAAEPEADAAKCSFRDSANRVYHCELREDMKFSDGDTLDAAAVKYSIDRIRTIGVKGGPEGLLGSLDRVETDGDRDVTFHLRKPDATFPFVLATPAMSIVDPDDYPAKSLRKDNEVTGSGPYALRSYKDGEKAELVGNSNYKGFADRKNSAVTIRYYKDSAEMVGALKAKKIDATFRGLAASDVVDLQTGDGAAGVQLVEGAGMEISYLVFNPDDPWAGKRAVRRAVAQVVDRGAIAHKVYQDTVEPLYSMVPRGLAGHTTNFFDDFGDPSPAKAAEILSKAGITAPVPLTLWYTTDRYGSATAPEFAELKRQLEASKLFTVMLKSRPWNTYEQGYKDGEYPVFGRGWFPDFPDADNFIAPFVGEKNALNTPYVSPEITDELLPQSRRERDRGAVVRQFVRAQQIMADDARLLPLWQGKQYIAASEEIAGGERALDPSTIMMMWELDRKTSW
- a CDS encoding SDR family oxidoreductase, giving the protein MSTTELPPLSGDVALVTGASRGIGYGIAEALVARGDRVCITGRGEDALKEAVEALGSERVIYVAGKAHDEAHQATAVERTMEAFGRVDFLVNNAGTNPVFGPIADLDLNVARKVFETNVISALGFAQQTWKAWQRDNGGAIVNIASVAGVSASPFIGAYGMSKAAMVNLTLQLAHEFAPKVRVNAIAPAVVKTKFAQALYEGREAEAAAAYPLGRLGVPEDIGGAAAFLTSSQSDWITGQTLVVDGGIFLNAGVA
- the fabG gene encoding 3-oxoacyl-ACP reductase FabG; this encodes MSTTEQRVAIVTGAARGIGAATAIRLAEEGRAVAVIDLDEAACKDTVEKITAAGGKALAVGCDVSDEAQVEAAVARIAEELGAPTILVNNAGVLRDNLLFKMSALDWDTVMNVHLRGAFLMSKAVQKHMVDAKFGRIVNLSSSSALGNRGQVNYSAAKAGLQGFTKTLAKELGKFGVTANSVAPGFIVTDMTAATAERVGMGFEEFQAAAATQIPVQRVGRPEDIANAIAFFTGEAAGFVSGQVMYVAGGPLN